The proteins below come from a single Drosophila kikkawai strain 14028-0561.14 chromosome 3R, DkikHiC1v2, whole genome shotgun sequence genomic window:
- the GstZ1 gene encoding probable maleylacetoacetate isomerase 1, whose translation MNATRKALLLSPFLRHIFNRNMSTNTQPILYSYWSSSCSWRVRIALNIKNIKYEIQPTSLLKTVSNHVYTPEYLEVNPMQKVPALKIDGHTLCDSVAIMNYLEQTRPQPALLPQDPLSRTKVLEIVELICSGIQPLQNVAVLEVIGKDKSLEWAQHWIARGFCGLERVLNQSAGKYCVGNELTMADICLVPQVRNARRYKADLSPYPTIVRLDQELQELEVFKSTHPSKQPDCPPEFAKQ comes from the exons ATGAATGCTACAAGAAAGGCCCTTCTATTGTCACCATTTTTGCGGCATATTTTTAACCGAAACATGTCCACCAACACCCAGCCTATACTATATTCCTACTGGTCCAGTTCTTGTTCGTGGAGAGTTCGCATTGCTTTGAACATCAAGAATATAAAGTACGAAATTCAACCAACTTCCTTGCTGAAAACAGTCAGCAATCATGTCTATACACCGGAGTATCTTGAGGTGAATCCCATGCAGAAAGTTCCAGCTTTGAAGATTG atggacacacccTGTGCGACTCTGTGGCCATAATGAACTATCTCGAGCAGACTCGACCGCAGCCGGCTCTTCTGCCGCAAGATCCTTTGTCCAGAACCAAGGTCCTTGAAATTGTAGAGCTCATTTGCTCGGGCATTCAGCCGCTGCAGAATGTCGCGGTCTTGGAGGTTATCGGCAAGGATAAAAGCCTGGAATGGGCCCAGCACTGGATAGCCCGGGGTTTCTGCGGCCTGGAGAGGGTTCTTAACCAATCCGCGGGCAAGTATTGTGTGGGAAATGAGCTCACCATGGCGGACATATGCCTGGTGCCGCAGGTTCGCAATGCCAGAag GTACAAAGCAGACCTGAGCCCCTATCCCACCATAGTGCGTTTGGACCAGGAGCTGCAGGAACTGGAAGTCTTCAAGTCCACTCATCCCTCTAAGCAGCCAGATTGCCCGCCAGAATTTGCCAAGCAATAA
- the GstZ2 gene encoding probable maleylacetoacetate isomerase 2 isoform X3, giving the protein MNHPILYSYWRSSCSWRVRIAMNLKEIPYDIKPISLIKSGGEQHCNEYREVNPMEQVPALQIDGHTLIESVAIMHYLEETRPQRPLLPQDVHKRAKVREIVEIICSGIQPLQNLIVLIHVGEEKKKEWAQHWITRGFRAVEKALSTSAGKYCVGDEISMADCCLVPQVFNARRFHVDLRPYPIILRIDRELESNPAFRAAHPSNQPDCPPELPNK; this is encoded by the exons ATGAATCAT CCAATACTCTACTCGTATTGGCGCAGCTCGTGCTCCTGGCGCGTGCGCATTGCGATGAACCTAAAGGAGATACCCTACGACATCAAGCCGATCAGCCTGATCAAGTCCGGCGGCGAGCAGCACTGCAACGAGTATCGCGAGGTCAATCCCATGGAGCAGGTGCCAGCTTTGCAGATCG ATGGACACACCCTTATCGAGTCGGTGGCCATTATGCACTATCTGGAGGAGACCCGTCCCCAGCGACCCCTGCTGCCACAGGATGTCCACAAGCGAGCTAAGGTTCGTGAGATCGTGGAGATCATCTGCTCGGGCATCCAGCCGCTGCAGAACCTCATTGTGCTCATCCATGTCGGCGaggagaagaagaaggagTGGGCCCAGCACTGGATCACACGCGGCTTCCGGGCTGTAGAGAAGGCACTCTCCACCTCCGCCGGAAAGTACTGCGTCGGTGACGAGATCTCCATGGCCGACTGCTGTCTCGTACCTCAGGTTTTCAATGCCCGCAG attcCACGTGGACCTGCGCCCCTATCCCATTATACTGCGCATCGACCGTGAACTGGAGAGCAATCCCGCCTTCCGGGCGGCCCACCCATCCAATCAACCGGACTGTCCGCCGGAGCTGCCCAACAAATAG
- the GstZ2 gene encoding probable maleylacetoacetate isomerase 2 isoform X1: MSTNSLVSSSNASSSSDTQPILYSYWRSSCSWRVRIAMNLKEIPYDIKPISLIKSGGEQHCNEYREVNPMEQVPALQIDGHTLIESVAIMHYLEETRPQRPLLPQDVHKRAKVREIVEIICSGIQPLQNLIVLIHVGEEKKKEWAQHWITRGFRAVEKALSTSAGKYCVGDEISMADCCLVPQVFNARRFHVDLRPYPIILRIDRELESNPAFRAAHPSNQPDCPPELPNK; this comes from the exons ATGTCTACAAATTCGCTTGTTTCCTCCTCCaatgcctcctcctcctccgataCACAGCCAATACTCTACTCGTATTGGCGCAGCTCGTGCTCCTGGCGCGTGCGCATTGCGATGAACCTAAAGGAGATACCCTACGACATCAAGCCGATCAGCCTGATCAAGTCCGGCGGCGAGCAGCACTGCAACGAGTATCGCGAGGTCAATCCCATGGAGCAGGTGCCAGCTTTGCAGATCG ATGGACACACCCTTATCGAGTCGGTGGCCATTATGCACTATCTGGAGGAGACCCGTCCCCAGCGACCCCTGCTGCCACAGGATGTCCACAAGCGAGCTAAGGTTCGTGAGATCGTGGAGATCATCTGCTCGGGCATCCAGCCGCTGCAGAACCTCATTGTGCTCATCCATGTCGGCGaggagaagaagaaggagTGGGCCCAGCACTGGATCACACGCGGCTTCCGGGCTGTAGAGAAGGCACTCTCCACCTCCGCCGGAAAGTACTGCGTCGGTGACGAGATCTCCATGGCCGACTGCTGTCTCGTACCTCAGGTTTTCAATGCCCGCAG attcCACGTGGACCTGCGCCCCTATCCCATTATACTGCGCATCGACCGTGAACTGGAGAGCAATCCCGCCTTCCGGGCGGCCCACCCATCCAATCAACCGGACTGTCCGCCGGAGCTGCCCAACAAATAG
- the GstZ2 gene encoding probable maleylacetoacetate isomerase 2 isoform X2: MSLSAIAKPILYSYWRSSCSWRVRIAMNLKEIPYDIKPISLIKSGGEQHCNEYREVNPMEQVPALQIDGHTLIESVAIMHYLEETRPQRPLLPQDVHKRAKVREIVEIICSGIQPLQNLIVLIHVGEEKKKEWAQHWITRGFRAVEKALSTSAGKYCVGDEISMADCCLVPQVFNARRFHVDLRPYPIILRIDRELESNPAFRAAHPSNQPDCPPELPNK, encoded by the exons ATGTCCTTATCGGCCATAGCAAAG CCAATACTCTACTCGTATTGGCGCAGCTCGTGCTCCTGGCGCGTGCGCATTGCGATGAACCTAAAGGAGATACCCTACGACATCAAGCCGATCAGCCTGATCAAGTCCGGCGGCGAGCAGCACTGCAACGAGTATCGCGAGGTCAATCCCATGGAGCAGGTGCCAGCTTTGCAGATCG ATGGACACACCCTTATCGAGTCGGTGGCCATTATGCACTATCTGGAGGAGACCCGTCCCCAGCGACCCCTGCTGCCACAGGATGTCCACAAGCGAGCTAAGGTTCGTGAGATCGTGGAGATCATCTGCTCGGGCATCCAGCCGCTGCAGAACCTCATTGTGCTCATCCATGTCGGCGaggagaagaagaaggagTGGGCCCAGCACTGGATCACACGCGGCTTCCGGGCTGTAGAGAAGGCACTCTCCACCTCCGCCGGAAAGTACTGCGTCGGTGACGAGATCTCCATGGCCGACTGCTGTCTCGTACCTCAGGTTTTCAATGCCCGCAG attcCACGTGGACCTGCGCCCCTATCCCATTATACTGCGCATCGACCGTGAACTGGAGAGCAATCCCGCCTTCCGGGCGGCCCACCCATCCAATCAACCGGACTGTCCGCCGGAGCTGCCCAACAAATAG